A stretch of the Aythya fuligula isolate bAytFul2 chromosome 18, bAytFul2.pri, whole genome shotgun sequence genome encodes the following:
- the ZNF207 gene encoding BUB3-interacting and GLEBS motif-containing protein ZNF207 isoform X1 yields MGRKKKKQLKPWCWYCNRDFDDEKILIQHQKAKHFKCHICHKKLYTGPGLAIHCMQVHKETIDAVPNAIPGRTDIELEIYGMEGIPEKDMEERRRLLEQKTQAESQKKKQQDDSDEYEDDESAASTSFQPQQVQPQQGYIPPMAQPGLPPVPGAPGMPPGIPPLMAGVPPMMPGMPPVMPGMPPGLHQQRKYMQSFCGGNMMMPMGGMMPPGPGIPPLMPGMPPGMPPPVGPRPGMPPMTQAQPVTAPGILNRPPAPAASAPTPQPPVTKPLFPSAGQMGTPVTSSSTASSNSESLSASSNALFPSTAQAAAAVPGPVGTDFKPLNSTPATTTEPPKPTFPAYTQSTASTTSTTNSTAAKPATSITSKPATLTTTSATSKLIHPDEDISLEERRAQLPKYQRNLPRPGQASLGNPPVGPIGGMMPPQPGIPPQQQGMRPPMPPHGQYGAHHQGMPGYLPGAMPPYGQGPPMVPPYQSGPPRPPMGMRPPVMSQGGRY; encoded by the exons GTATTGTAACAGAGATTTTGATGATGAAAAGATCCTTATACAgcatcagaaagcaaagcactttAAATGCCATATATGTCATAAGAAATTGTATACGGGACCTGGTTTAGCTATACACTGCATGCAG gtACATAAAGAAACAATAGATGCTGTTCCAAATGCTATTCCTGGAAGAACAGACATTGAACTGGAAATTTATGGCATGGAGGGCATTCCAGAAAAAGATATGGAGGAACGGAGAAGGTTACTTGAACAAAAAACTCAGG CAGAaagccagaaaaagaaacaacaagaTGATTCTGATGAGTATGAAGATGATGAATCTGCAGCTTCAACTTCATTTCAACCCCAGCAAGTTCAGCCACAGCAGGGGTACATTCCCCCAATGGCACAACCAGGTTTGCCTCCTGTGCCAGGTGCACCAGGGATGCCTCCAG gTATACCACCATTAATGGCAGGTGTTCCACCAATGATGCCTGGCATGCCTCCAGTGATGCCTGGAATGCCACCTGG ATTACatcaacaaagaaaatacatgcagtCATTTTGTGGTGGAAACAT GATGATGCCGATGGGTGGAATGATGCCTCCTGGGCCAGGAATACCACCTCTTATGCCTGGTATGCCACCAG GTATGCCGCCACCTGTTGGCCCTCGTCCTGGGATGCCTCCGATGACACAAGCACAGCCTGTTACAGCACCAGGCATCCTTAACAgacctccagctcctgctgcgtCAGCACCTACCCCTCAGCCTCCAGTTACTAAACCACTCTTCCCGAGTGCAGGGCAG ATGGGGACACCTGTCACAAGCTCAAGTACAGCTTCCTCCAATTCAGAAAGTCTGTCAGCATCTTCTAACGCTCTGTTTCCTAGCACAGCACAA gctgcagcagctgttccAGGTCCAGTTGGTACTGATTTCAAACCTTTGAATTCTACACctgcaacaacaacagaacCCCCCAAGCCTACATTCCCTGCTTACACACAGTCTACAGCTTCAACCACTAGCACGACAAACAGTACTGCAGCTAAACCAGCTACATCAATAACAAGTAAGCCTGCTACCCTTACGACAACCAGTGCAACCAGTAAGTTGATCCATCCAGATGAGGATATATCGCTG GAAGAGAGAAGGGCACAGTTGCCTAAATATCAGCGTAATCTTCCTCGGCCAGGACAAGCTTCCTTGGGTAATCCACCAGTTGGACCAATTGGAGGTATGATGCCACCACAGCCAGGAATTCCTCCACAGCAACAAGGGATGAGACCTCCCATGCCACCTCATG gTCAGTATGGTGCTCATCACCAGGGCATGCCAGGATATCTTCCTGGGGCGATGCCTCCTTATGGTCAGGGACCTCCGATGGTGCCCCCCTACCAAAGTGGACCTCCTCGTCCTCCAATGGGAATGAGACCTCCTGTAATGTCGCAAGGTGGCCGCTACTGA
- the ZNF207 gene encoding BUB3-interacting and GLEBS motif-containing protein ZNF207 isoform X2, whose amino-acid sequence MGRKKKKQLKPWCWYCNRDFDDEKILIQHQKAKHFKCHICHKKLYTGPGLAIHCMQVHKETIDAVPNAIPGRTDIELEIYGMEGIPEKDMEERRRLLEQKTQESQKKKQQDDSDEYEDDESAASTSFQPQQVQPQQGYIPPMAQPGLPPVPGAPGMPPGIPPLMAGVPPMMPGMPPVMPGMPPGLHQQRKYMQSFCGGNMMMPMGGMMPPGPGIPPLMPGMPPGMPPPVGPRPGMPPMTQAQPVTAPGILNRPPAPAASAPTPQPPVTKPLFPSAGQMGTPVTSSSTASSNSESLSASSNALFPSTAQAAAAVPGPVGTDFKPLNSTPATTTEPPKPTFPAYTQSTASTTSTTNSTAAKPATSITSKPATLTTTSATSKLIHPDEDISLEERRAQLPKYQRNLPRPGQASLGNPPVGPIGGMMPPQPGIPPQQQGMRPPMPPHGQYGAHHQGMPGYLPGAMPPYGQGPPMVPPYQSGPPRPPMGMRPPVMSQGGRY is encoded by the exons GTATTGTAACAGAGATTTTGATGATGAAAAGATCCTTATACAgcatcagaaagcaaagcactttAAATGCCATATATGTCATAAGAAATTGTATACGGGACCTGGTTTAGCTATACACTGCATGCAG gtACATAAAGAAACAATAGATGCTGTTCCAAATGCTATTCCTGGAAGAACAGACATTGAACTGGAAATTTATGGCATGGAGGGCATTCCAGAAAAAGATATGGAGGAACGGAGAAGGTTACTTGAACAAAAAACTCAGG AaagccagaaaaagaaacaacaagaTGATTCTGATGAGTATGAAGATGATGAATCTGCAGCTTCAACTTCATTTCAACCCCAGCAAGTTCAGCCACAGCAGGGGTACATTCCCCCAATGGCACAACCAGGTTTGCCTCCTGTGCCAGGTGCACCAGGGATGCCTCCAG gTATACCACCATTAATGGCAGGTGTTCCACCAATGATGCCTGGCATGCCTCCAGTGATGCCTGGAATGCCACCTGG ATTACatcaacaaagaaaatacatgcagtCATTTTGTGGTGGAAACAT GATGATGCCGATGGGTGGAATGATGCCTCCTGGGCCAGGAATACCACCTCTTATGCCTGGTATGCCACCAG GTATGCCGCCACCTGTTGGCCCTCGTCCTGGGATGCCTCCGATGACACAAGCACAGCCTGTTACAGCACCAGGCATCCTTAACAgacctccagctcctgctgcgtCAGCACCTACCCCTCAGCCTCCAGTTACTAAACCACTCTTCCCGAGTGCAGGGCAG ATGGGGACACCTGTCACAAGCTCAAGTACAGCTTCCTCCAATTCAGAAAGTCTGTCAGCATCTTCTAACGCTCTGTTTCCTAGCACAGCACAA gctgcagcagctgttccAGGTCCAGTTGGTACTGATTTCAAACCTTTGAATTCTACACctgcaacaacaacagaacCCCCCAAGCCTACATTCCCTGCTTACACACAGTCTACAGCTTCAACCACTAGCACGACAAACAGTACTGCAGCTAAACCAGCTACATCAATAACAAGTAAGCCTGCTACCCTTACGACAACCAGTGCAACCAGTAAGTTGATCCATCCAGATGAGGATATATCGCTG GAAGAGAGAAGGGCACAGTTGCCTAAATATCAGCGTAATCTTCCTCGGCCAGGACAAGCTTCCTTGGGTAATCCACCAGTTGGACCAATTGGAGGTATGATGCCACCACAGCCAGGAATTCCTCCACAGCAACAAGGGATGAGACCTCCCATGCCACCTCATG gTCAGTATGGTGCTCATCACCAGGGCATGCCAGGATATCTTCCTGGGGCGATGCCTCCTTATGGTCAGGGACCTCCGATGGTGCCCCCCTACCAAAGTGGACCTCCTCGTCCTCCAATGGGAATGAGACCTCCTGTAATGTCGCAAGGTGGCCGCTACTGA
- the ZNF207 gene encoding BUB3-interacting and GLEBS motif-containing protein ZNF207 isoform X3 — protein sequence MGRKKKKQLKPWCWYCNRDFDDEKILIQHQKAKHFKCHICHKKLYTGPGLAIHCMQVHKETIDAVPNAIPGRTDIELEIYGMEGIPEKDMEERRRLLEQKTQAESQKKKQQDDSDEYEDDESAASTSFQPQQVQPQQGYIPPMAQPGLPPVPGAPGMPPGIPPLMAGVPPMMPGMPPVMPGMPPGMMPMGGMMPPGPGIPPLMPGMPPGMPPPVGPRPGMPPMTQAQPVTAPGILNRPPAPAASAPTPQPPVTKPLFPSAGQMGTPVTSSSTASSNSESLSASSNALFPSTAQAAAAVPGPVGTDFKPLNSTPATTTEPPKPTFPAYTQSTASTTSTTNSTAAKPATSITSKPATLTTTSATSKLIHPDEDISLEERRAQLPKYQRNLPRPGQASLGNPPVGPIGGMMPPQPGIPPQQQGMRPPMPPHGQYGAHHQGMPGYLPGAMPPYGQGPPMVPPYQSGPPRPPMGMRPPVMSQGGRY from the exons GTATTGTAACAGAGATTTTGATGATGAAAAGATCCTTATACAgcatcagaaagcaaagcactttAAATGCCATATATGTCATAAGAAATTGTATACGGGACCTGGTTTAGCTATACACTGCATGCAG gtACATAAAGAAACAATAGATGCTGTTCCAAATGCTATTCCTGGAAGAACAGACATTGAACTGGAAATTTATGGCATGGAGGGCATTCCAGAAAAAGATATGGAGGAACGGAGAAGGTTACTTGAACAAAAAACTCAGG CAGAaagccagaaaaagaaacaacaagaTGATTCTGATGAGTATGAAGATGATGAATCTGCAGCTTCAACTTCATTTCAACCCCAGCAAGTTCAGCCACAGCAGGGGTACATTCCCCCAATGGCACAACCAGGTTTGCCTCCTGTGCCAGGTGCACCAGGGATGCCTCCAG gTATACCACCATTAATGGCAGGTGTTCCACCAATGATGCCTGGCATGCCTCCAGTGATGCCTGGAATGCCACCTGG GATGATGCCGATGGGTGGAATGATGCCTCCTGGGCCAGGAATACCACCTCTTATGCCTGGTATGCCACCAG GTATGCCGCCACCTGTTGGCCCTCGTCCTGGGATGCCTCCGATGACACAAGCACAGCCTGTTACAGCACCAGGCATCCTTAACAgacctccagctcctgctgcgtCAGCACCTACCCCTCAGCCTCCAGTTACTAAACCACTCTTCCCGAGTGCAGGGCAG ATGGGGACACCTGTCACAAGCTCAAGTACAGCTTCCTCCAATTCAGAAAGTCTGTCAGCATCTTCTAACGCTCTGTTTCCTAGCACAGCACAA gctgcagcagctgttccAGGTCCAGTTGGTACTGATTTCAAACCTTTGAATTCTACACctgcaacaacaacagaacCCCCCAAGCCTACATTCCCTGCTTACACACAGTCTACAGCTTCAACCACTAGCACGACAAACAGTACTGCAGCTAAACCAGCTACATCAATAACAAGTAAGCCTGCTACCCTTACGACAACCAGTGCAACCAGTAAGTTGATCCATCCAGATGAGGATATATCGCTG GAAGAGAGAAGGGCACAGTTGCCTAAATATCAGCGTAATCTTCCTCGGCCAGGACAAGCTTCCTTGGGTAATCCACCAGTTGGACCAATTGGAGGTATGATGCCACCACAGCCAGGAATTCCTCCACAGCAACAAGGGATGAGACCTCCCATGCCACCTCATG gTCAGTATGGTGCTCATCACCAGGGCATGCCAGGATATCTTCCTGGGGCGATGCCTCCTTATGGTCAGGGACCTCCGATGGTGCCCCCCTACCAAAGTGGACCTCCTCGTCCTCCAATGGGAATGAGACCTCCTGTAATGTCGCAAGGTGGCCGCTACTGA
- the ZNF207 gene encoding BUB3-interacting and GLEBS motif-containing protein ZNF207 isoform X4, translated as MGRKKKKQLKPWCWYCNRDFDDEKILIQHQKAKHFKCHICHKKLYTGPGLAIHCMQVHKETIDAVPNAIPGRTDIELEIYGMEGIPEKDMEERRRLLEQKTQESQKKKQQDDSDEYEDDESAASTSFQPQQVQPQQGYIPPMAQPGLPPVPGAPGMPPGIPPLMAGVPPMMPGMPPVMPGMPPGMMPMGGMMPPGPGIPPLMPGMPPGMPPPVGPRPGMPPMTQAQPVTAPGILNRPPAPAASAPTPQPPVTKPLFPSAGQMGTPVTSSSTASSNSESLSASSNALFPSTAQAAAAVPGPVGTDFKPLNSTPATTTEPPKPTFPAYTQSTASTTSTTNSTAAKPATSITSKPATLTTTSATSKLIHPDEDISLEERRAQLPKYQRNLPRPGQASLGNPPVGPIGGMMPPQPGIPPQQQGMRPPMPPHGQYGAHHQGMPGYLPGAMPPYGQGPPMVPPYQSGPPRPPMGMRPPVMSQGGRY; from the exons GTATTGTAACAGAGATTTTGATGATGAAAAGATCCTTATACAgcatcagaaagcaaagcactttAAATGCCATATATGTCATAAGAAATTGTATACGGGACCTGGTTTAGCTATACACTGCATGCAG gtACATAAAGAAACAATAGATGCTGTTCCAAATGCTATTCCTGGAAGAACAGACATTGAACTGGAAATTTATGGCATGGAGGGCATTCCAGAAAAAGATATGGAGGAACGGAGAAGGTTACTTGAACAAAAAACTCAGG AaagccagaaaaagaaacaacaagaTGATTCTGATGAGTATGAAGATGATGAATCTGCAGCTTCAACTTCATTTCAACCCCAGCAAGTTCAGCCACAGCAGGGGTACATTCCCCCAATGGCACAACCAGGTTTGCCTCCTGTGCCAGGTGCACCAGGGATGCCTCCAG gTATACCACCATTAATGGCAGGTGTTCCACCAATGATGCCTGGCATGCCTCCAGTGATGCCTGGAATGCCACCTGG GATGATGCCGATGGGTGGAATGATGCCTCCTGGGCCAGGAATACCACCTCTTATGCCTGGTATGCCACCAG GTATGCCGCCACCTGTTGGCCCTCGTCCTGGGATGCCTCCGATGACACAAGCACAGCCTGTTACAGCACCAGGCATCCTTAACAgacctccagctcctgctgcgtCAGCACCTACCCCTCAGCCTCCAGTTACTAAACCACTCTTCCCGAGTGCAGGGCAG ATGGGGACACCTGTCACAAGCTCAAGTACAGCTTCCTCCAATTCAGAAAGTCTGTCAGCATCTTCTAACGCTCTGTTTCCTAGCACAGCACAA gctgcagcagctgttccAGGTCCAGTTGGTACTGATTTCAAACCTTTGAATTCTACACctgcaacaacaacagaacCCCCCAAGCCTACATTCCCTGCTTACACACAGTCTACAGCTTCAACCACTAGCACGACAAACAGTACTGCAGCTAAACCAGCTACATCAATAACAAGTAAGCCTGCTACCCTTACGACAACCAGTGCAACCAGTAAGTTGATCCATCCAGATGAGGATATATCGCTG GAAGAGAGAAGGGCACAGTTGCCTAAATATCAGCGTAATCTTCCTCGGCCAGGACAAGCTTCCTTGGGTAATCCACCAGTTGGACCAATTGGAGGTATGATGCCACCACAGCCAGGAATTCCTCCACAGCAACAAGGGATGAGACCTCCCATGCCACCTCATG gTCAGTATGGTGCTCATCACCAGGGCATGCCAGGATATCTTCCTGGGGCGATGCCTCCTTATGGTCAGGGACCTCCGATGGTGCCCCCCTACCAAAGTGGACCTCCTCGTCCTCCAATGGGAATGAGACCTCCTGTAATGTCGCAAGGTGGCCGCTACTGA
- the ZNF207 gene encoding BUB3-interacting and GLEBS motif-containing protein ZNF207 isoform X5 → MGRKKKKQLKPWCWYCNRDFDDEKILIQHQKAKHFKCHICHKKLYTGPGLAIHCMQVHKETIDAVPNAIPGRTDIELEIYGMEGIPEKDMEERRRLLEQKTQAESQKKKQQDDSDEYEDDESAASTSFQPQQVQPQQGYIPPMAQPGLPPVPGAPGMPPGIPPLMAGVPPMMPGMPPVMPGMPPGLHQQRKYMQSFCGGNMMMPMGGMMPPGPGIPPLMPGMPPGMPPPVGPRPGMPPMTQAQPVTAPGILNRPPAPAASAPTPQPPVTKPLFPSAGQAAAAVPGPVGTDFKPLNSTPATTTEPPKPTFPAYTQSTASTTSTTNSTAAKPATSITSKPATLTTTSATSKLIHPDEDISLEERRAQLPKYQRNLPRPGQASLGNPPVGPIGGMMPPQPGIPPQQQGMRPPMPPHGQYGAHHQGMPGYLPGAMPPYGQGPPMVPPYQSGPPRPPMGMRPPVMSQGGRY, encoded by the exons GTATTGTAACAGAGATTTTGATGATGAAAAGATCCTTATACAgcatcagaaagcaaagcactttAAATGCCATATATGTCATAAGAAATTGTATACGGGACCTGGTTTAGCTATACACTGCATGCAG gtACATAAAGAAACAATAGATGCTGTTCCAAATGCTATTCCTGGAAGAACAGACATTGAACTGGAAATTTATGGCATGGAGGGCATTCCAGAAAAAGATATGGAGGAACGGAGAAGGTTACTTGAACAAAAAACTCAGG CAGAaagccagaaaaagaaacaacaagaTGATTCTGATGAGTATGAAGATGATGAATCTGCAGCTTCAACTTCATTTCAACCCCAGCAAGTTCAGCCACAGCAGGGGTACATTCCCCCAATGGCACAACCAGGTTTGCCTCCTGTGCCAGGTGCACCAGGGATGCCTCCAG gTATACCACCATTAATGGCAGGTGTTCCACCAATGATGCCTGGCATGCCTCCAGTGATGCCTGGAATGCCACCTGG ATTACatcaacaaagaaaatacatgcagtCATTTTGTGGTGGAAACAT GATGATGCCGATGGGTGGAATGATGCCTCCTGGGCCAGGAATACCACCTCTTATGCCTGGTATGCCACCAG GTATGCCGCCACCTGTTGGCCCTCGTCCTGGGATGCCTCCGATGACACAAGCACAGCCTGTTACAGCACCAGGCATCCTTAACAgacctccagctcctgctgcgtCAGCACCTACCCCTCAGCCTCCAGTTACTAAACCACTCTTCCCGAGTGCAGGGCAG gctgcagcagctgttccAGGTCCAGTTGGTACTGATTTCAAACCTTTGAATTCTACACctgcaacaacaacagaacCCCCCAAGCCTACATTCCCTGCTTACACACAGTCTACAGCTTCAACCACTAGCACGACAAACAGTACTGCAGCTAAACCAGCTACATCAATAACAAGTAAGCCTGCTACCCTTACGACAACCAGTGCAACCAGTAAGTTGATCCATCCAGATGAGGATATATCGCTG GAAGAGAGAAGGGCACAGTTGCCTAAATATCAGCGTAATCTTCCTCGGCCAGGACAAGCTTCCTTGGGTAATCCACCAGTTGGACCAATTGGAGGTATGATGCCACCACAGCCAGGAATTCCTCCACAGCAACAAGGGATGAGACCTCCCATGCCACCTCATG gTCAGTATGGTGCTCATCACCAGGGCATGCCAGGATATCTTCCTGGGGCGATGCCTCCTTATGGTCAGGGACCTCCGATGGTGCCCCCCTACCAAAGTGGACCTCCTCGTCCTCCAATGGGAATGAGACCTCCTGTAATGTCGCAAGGTGGCCGCTACTGA
- the ZNF207 gene encoding BUB3-interacting and GLEBS motif-containing protein ZNF207 isoform X6 yields MGRKKKKQLKPWCWYCNRDFDDEKILIQHQKAKHFKCHICHKKLYTGPGLAIHCMQVHKETIDAVPNAIPGRTDIELEIYGMEGIPEKDMEERRRLLEQKTQESQKKKQQDDSDEYEDDESAASTSFQPQQVQPQQGYIPPMAQPGLPPVPGAPGMPPGIPPLMAGVPPMMPGMPPVMPGMPPGLHQQRKYMQSFCGGNMMMPMGGMMPPGPGIPPLMPGMPPGMPPPVGPRPGMPPMTQAQPVTAPGILNRPPAPAASAPTPQPPVTKPLFPSAGQAAAAVPGPVGTDFKPLNSTPATTTEPPKPTFPAYTQSTASTTSTTNSTAAKPATSITSKPATLTTTSATSKLIHPDEDISLEERRAQLPKYQRNLPRPGQASLGNPPVGPIGGMMPPQPGIPPQQQGMRPPMPPHGQYGAHHQGMPGYLPGAMPPYGQGPPMVPPYQSGPPRPPMGMRPPVMSQGGRY; encoded by the exons GTATTGTAACAGAGATTTTGATGATGAAAAGATCCTTATACAgcatcagaaagcaaagcactttAAATGCCATATATGTCATAAGAAATTGTATACGGGACCTGGTTTAGCTATACACTGCATGCAG gtACATAAAGAAACAATAGATGCTGTTCCAAATGCTATTCCTGGAAGAACAGACATTGAACTGGAAATTTATGGCATGGAGGGCATTCCAGAAAAAGATATGGAGGAACGGAGAAGGTTACTTGAACAAAAAACTCAGG AaagccagaaaaagaaacaacaagaTGATTCTGATGAGTATGAAGATGATGAATCTGCAGCTTCAACTTCATTTCAACCCCAGCAAGTTCAGCCACAGCAGGGGTACATTCCCCCAATGGCACAACCAGGTTTGCCTCCTGTGCCAGGTGCACCAGGGATGCCTCCAG gTATACCACCATTAATGGCAGGTGTTCCACCAATGATGCCTGGCATGCCTCCAGTGATGCCTGGAATGCCACCTGG ATTACatcaacaaagaaaatacatgcagtCATTTTGTGGTGGAAACAT GATGATGCCGATGGGTGGAATGATGCCTCCTGGGCCAGGAATACCACCTCTTATGCCTGGTATGCCACCAG GTATGCCGCCACCTGTTGGCCCTCGTCCTGGGATGCCTCCGATGACACAAGCACAGCCTGTTACAGCACCAGGCATCCTTAACAgacctccagctcctgctgcgtCAGCACCTACCCCTCAGCCTCCAGTTACTAAACCACTCTTCCCGAGTGCAGGGCAG gctgcagcagctgttccAGGTCCAGTTGGTACTGATTTCAAACCTTTGAATTCTACACctgcaacaacaacagaacCCCCCAAGCCTACATTCCCTGCTTACACACAGTCTACAGCTTCAACCACTAGCACGACAAACAGTACTGCAGCTAAACCAGCTACATCAATAACAAGTAAGCCTGCTACCCTTACGACAACCAGTGCAACCAGTAAGTTGATCCATCCAGATGAGGATATATCGCTG GAAGAGAGAAGGGCACAGTTGCCTAAATATCAGCGTAATCTTCCTCGGCCAGGACAAGCTTCCTTGGGTAATCCACCAGTTGGACCAATTGGAGGTATGATGCCACCACAGCCAGGAATTCCTCCACAGCAACAAGGGATGAGACCTCCCATGCCACCTCATG gTCAGTATGGTGCTCATCACCAGGGCATGCCAGGATATCTTCCTGGGGCGATGCCTCCTTATGGTCAGGGACCTCCGATGGTGCCCCCCTACCAAAGTGGACCTCCTCGTCCTCCAATGGGAATGAGACCTCCTGTAATGTCGCAAGGTGGCCGCTACTGA